One part of the Chryseobacterium mulctrae genome encodes these proteins:
- a CDS encoding AsmA family protein, whose translation MEKKLLKKRTPRRRVILWTFIGFVTLLAIFPFALDFYLQKKLPDLINEKTPYKVVLKDFNLSLLKGNLTVNNLEITTKNLKDQHITQINGKIKNLNITDVSIWKAVFSKTYHADQFTLTDSDIKIKLAALKKDQKPSNKKIDLHINNIALHNVNADVENGLGKTVFKGQRINVNLKDIKQSANRNKIPIAFSEFKIDAENVQIGVNEFYEINAKKIDAANKTLQLVQFHLKPIQAVTQYNSKNVFDFSTQNLSAKDFNISQDSLIVSDITFTQPDLKVYSTGKNTLDKSNNSKEIDLKIGLKNITFQKGKINVFQADKEKTASVENFNFKMSDIVFDKNTVKEKIPFRFTKHDIEAENIYFKADQLQAVKIKSIASRNANITIDGFQVLALGKSSTKDVFSVSTDQIKILNNKSRYIGQKLDIKLDGIEVNNPSVQITSATKNKKKNQKATTPPPFTAHIGFIRINNGKVSQKKQNVEKLAVGKIDLKVDKIFSNTELFKKDIPFKTEKNYVDAKNIRLDAGKYYYLKVAEIKSTGKNTDISEFNYLPKYSRAGFSKVIAKESDLYTIKVKKINIKDHNTQLGKNSSIDLSKISIDGLHCNIYHDLAPPDDIAVRYLFSKKLRDVKIPLFIKEISIKNSDLEYEEDAEKSNIPGKLTFNNFQALITNVNNAKIKGRPTVINTDASFDFYGKAETKVNWKFDVKDLADKFTIKGDVQKLSADNVNLFVRPYLNITLDGNIDYLKFDYYGSQDGIAGKFYFKYNDMYVNFLNKKGKERKFLNTIANWFVKNESKGEPGHVVIDKKREPERSFFSMLWQGIMEGLKKYLI comes from the coding sequence CAACACATTACCCAAATCAATGGAAAGATAAAAAATCTTAATATAACAGATGTAAGTATTTGGAAAGCTGTTTTCAGCAAGACATATCACGCAGATCAATTTACACTTACTGATTCTGATATTAAAATAAAGCTTGCCGCTTTGAAGAAAGACCAAAAGCCGAGCAATAAAAAAATTGATCTTCATATCAACAATATTGCATTGCATAACGTAAATGCGGATGTTGAAAACGGTCTTGGCAAAACGGTTTTTAAAGGACAACGCATCAATGTAAATCTAAAAGATATTAAACAAAGTGCCAACAGAAATAAAATACCGATTGCATTTTCAGAATTTAAAATTGATGCAGAAAATGTACAGATTGGCGTTAATGAATTTTATGAAATTAATGCAAAGAAAATTGACGCCGCCAATAAAACACTGCAACTTGTTCAATTTCATTTAAAACCGATACAGGCTGTAACACAATATAATTCTAAAAATGTTTTTGATTTTTCAACACAAAATTTGTCTGCAAAAGACTTTAACATCAGTCAGGATTCGTTGATCGTTTCTGATATTACCTTTACCCAACCTGACCTGAAAGTATATTCTACCGGAAAAAACACTTTAGATAAGAGTAATAATTCTAAAGAAATCGACTTGAAGATTGGTTTAAAAAATATTACTTTTCAAAAAGGGAAAATCAATGTTTTTCAGGCTGATAAAGAAAAAACGGCTTCAGTTGAAAATTTTAATTTTAAGATGAGTGATATCGTCTTCGACAAGAATACCGTTAAGGAAAAAATCCCTTTCCGCTTTACGAAACATGATATCGAAGCTGAGAATATTTACTTTAAGGCAGATCAGTTGCAGGCTGTGAAAATTAAAAGTATTGCTTCTCGCAATGCCAATATTACTATTGACGGTTTTCAGGTTTTAGCATTGGGAAAAAGCAGTACAAAAGATGTATTTTCCGTAAGCACAGATCAGATTAAAATTTTAAATAACAAAAGCAGATATATCGGTCAGAAACTCGATATAAAACTTGATGGAATAGAAGTAAATAATCCATCAGTACAGATTACATCGGCAACAAAAAATAAGAAAAAAAATCAAAAAGCTACTACTCCTCCACCTTTTACTGCTCATATTGGTTTTATCCGAATCAATAACGGGAAAGTTTCTCAAAAGAAACAAAATGTAGAAAAACTTGCCGTTGGAAAAATCGATCTTAAAGTGGATAAGATATTTAGCAATACTGAACTCTTCAAAAAAGATATTCCTTTCAAAACAGAAAAAAATTATGTTGATGCCAAGAATATTCGTCTTGATGCAGGCAAATATTATTATCTGAAAGTCGCAGAAATAAAAAGTACAGGAAAAAATACGGACATCAGTGAATTCAATTATCTTCCAAAATATTCAAGGGCAGGCTTCAGTAAAGTAATTGCTAAAGAGAGTGATCTGTATACCATTAAAGTAAAAAAGATCAACATCAAAGATCATAATACACAATTGGGTAAAAACAGCAGTATTGATCTCAGCAAAATAAGCATTGATGGTCTACATTGCAATATTTATCATGATCTCGCTCCGCCTGATGATATTGCGGTAAGATATCTTTTCAGTAAGAAATTACGTGATGTGAAAATTCCATTATTCATCAAAGAAATATCTATTAAAAACTCAGATTTAGAATATGAAGAAGATGCCGAAAAAAGCAACATTCCGGGGAAACTGACATTTAATAATTTCCAGGCACTGATTACGAATGTAAATAATGCTAAAATAAAAGGGCGACCTACTGTTATCAATACTGATGCATCTTTTGATTTTTACGGAAAAGCAGAAACTAAGGTCAACTGGAAATTTGATGTTAAAGATCTCGCCGATAAGTTCACCATTAAAGGAGACGTACAGAAGCTTTCTGCCGATAATGTCAATCTGTTTGTGCGTCCGTATTTAAATATTACTTTGGATGGAAATATTGACTATTTAAAATTCGATTATTACGGATCTCAAGATGGTATTGCTGGGAAGTTTTATTTCAAATACAATGACATGTACGTAAACTTCCTGAATAAAAAAGGAAAAGAAAGGAAATTCTTAAATACGATTGCCAATTGGTTTGTGAAAAATGAATCTAAAGGAGAACCGGGGCATGTTGTTATTGATAAAAAACGAGAACCTGAAAGAAGCTTTTTCAGCATGCTTTGGCAAGGAATTATGGAAGGTCTCAAGAAATATTTAATTTAA
- a CDS encoding winged helix-turn-helix transcriptional regulator gives MKTGERTMENKICPLEIAVNSISGKWKVPIVWQINEGKKRPSEFLKGIGKVDRRVLNKQLSEMIEDGILSKKSFNELPPRVEYSLTEIGERLIEILWQLNDWGKLLIPEKE, from the coding sequence ATGAAAACAGGGGAGAGAACAATGGAAAATAAAATTTGTCCATTAGAAATTGCTGTAAATTCGATCAGCGGAAAATGGAAAGTTCCTATCGTTTGGCAAATTAATGAAGGGAAAAAGCGCCCAAGCGAATTTTTAAAAGGAATTGGAAAAGTCGACAGACGTGTTTTAAACAAACAGCTCAGTGAAATGATTGAAGATGGAATTTTAAGTAAAAAAAGTTTCAATGAACTGCCACCAAGAGTAGAATATTCTTTAACCGAAATAGGCGAAAGATTGATCGAAATTCTGTGGCAGCTCAACGATTGGGGAAAATTATTAATCCCGGAAAAAGAATAA
- a CDS encoding porin gives MSTFLTVKKHLLLSFTTFSLGLTAQVPDSIKTQSEDPVKYPQLQIKGLFQARYLVGTSKDVDVNGLHHSDGSGTNNNFMVKYMRVQVRAQISKRTEVVALANLADFKNDPKSRVLENAYLKYTFNSKLALTVGQFRPWFGIEETYPIDIIKSLDWSNQYTEFGKLGWTSFQIGMSATGQVELGNIPFQYAVSVVNGNGKNQVNDNNDGKQYSTRLVFGLVKKYNFNVGLNGGVGDAFGKKIYAVGVDLSSLINFDSKWSLDMQLEGKQATNHPLYFAVTPELRPSNPDEYLIRGAYFLPNLRYEINHKNLSAFELSCRYEYLDTNFRLNSNPRQTVTPMFGLEFLKNYGARIQLGMQFDRYKHQVENTSQYNNNLFIVQVQSRF, from the coding sequence ATGAGTACTTTTTTAACCGTAAAAAAGCATCTGCTTTTATCTTTCACAACATTCAGTTTGGGTTTGACGGCACAAGTCCCCGATTCCATAAAAACACAATCGGAAGACCCTGTAAAATATCCTCAACTTCAAATTAAAGGTCTCTTTCAGGCGCGCTATTTGGTCGGTACAAGCAAAGATGTTGATGTTAATGGGCTGCATCATTCCGATGGTTCGGGAACCAATAATAATTTCATGGTGAAATATATGAGGGTTCAGGTTAGGGCGCAGATTAGTAAACGTACTGAAGTTGTAGCGTTGGCAAATCTTGCAGACTTTAAAAACGATCCAAAATCAAGAGTTCTCGAAAATGCCTATTTAAAATATACTTTCAATTCAAAACTTGCACTTACTGTAGGGCAATTCAGACCTTGGTTCGGTATTGAAGAAACCTATCCTATCGATATCATTAAATCTTTAGACTGGTCAAATCAATACACCGAATTTGGGAAATTGGGCTGGACAAGTTTTCAAATTGGAATGTCTGCAACAGGTCAGGTTGAGCTAGGAAATATTCCTTTTCAATATGCCGTTTCTGTAGTGAATGGAAATGGTAAAAATCAGGTGAATGATAATAATGATGGCAAACAATATTCCACAAGATTGGTTTTTGGTTTGGTTAAAAAATATAATTTTAATGTTGGTCTAAATGGTGGTGTAGGTGATGCTTTTGGCAAGAAAATTTACGCTGTAGGTGTCGATTTAAGCTCATTAATTAATTTCGATTCAAAATGGAGCCTCGATATGCAGCTGGAAGGAAAGCAGGCAACCAATCATCCTTTATATTTTGCGGTCACGCCAGAATTAAGACCTTCAAATCCCGATGAGTATCTAATTCGTGGAGCTTATTTTCTTCCCAATTTACGATACGAGATCAATCACAAAAATTTAAGCGCTTTCGAATTATCTTGCCGTTACGAATATTTAGATACCAATTTTAGGTTAAATTCAAATCCTAGACAAACGGTTACCCCAATGTTCGGTTTGGAGTTTCTTAAAAATTATGGCGCCAGAATTCAACTCGGAATGCAGTTCGACCGATACAAACATCAGGTAGAAAATACCTCTCAATACAACAATAATTTATTCATAGTTCAAGTCCAAAGTAGATTTTAA
- a CDS encoding anion permease, producing MKEINIKAVAITFAVALIIWFIPAPEGVAENAWHLFAIFAATILGIILKAAPMGTMCMMAIGFTALTQVVAPGDAGKSITKALSGFGDKVIWLIGISFFIARGFIKTGLGNRIAFLFIRVFGKSSLGLAYGLGLADVCLAPAIPSNTARGGGIIYPIMKSMAISFDSLPDKPETHRKLGSYLTLNSYYMNLIASSMFLTGTASNPMCQKFAANLGINITWMSWAAAGFVPGLVAFFVVPLVLYKLYPPELKKTGDAPKMAAQKLKEMGPISKNEWLMLFAFFILLALWIFGGSLSIDATTTAFIGLTLLLLTSVLTWEDVKSEKGAWDTIVWFAVLVMMASSLNELGFIGWFSDLIKMKIGDMTWTLAFPVIILVYFFSHYIFASATAHVAAMYAALLSVGVAVGIPPMLLAMMLGFMGSIYGVLTHYGHGPAPVFFGSGYVDLKSWWLRGLEIGVVLFIIYMGVGGLWMKILGYY from the coding sequence ATGAAAGAGATTAACATTAAAGCGGTCGCCATCACATTTGCGGTTGCGCTTATCATTTGGTTTATTCCGGCTCCGGAAGGTGTTGCTGAAAATGCATGGCATCTGTTCGCTATTTTTGCAGCCACTATTTTAGGAATCATCCTTAAAGCCGCTCCAATGGGAACGATGTGTATGATGGCCATCGGATTTACTGCTTTGACGCAGGTTGTCGCTCCGGGAGATGCCGGAAAATCAATCACAAAAGCGCTTTCAGGTTTTGGAGACAAAGTAATCTGGCTGATTGGGATTTCATTCTTTATCGCAAGAGGATTTATCAAAACAGGTTTAGGAAACAGAATCGCTTTTTTGTTCATCAGAGTTTTCGGAAAAAGTTCTTTGGGTTTAGCTTACGGATTGGGTTTGGCAGACGTTTGTCTGGCTCCTGCAATTCCTAGTAACACTGCGAGAGGTGGCGGAATTATTTATCCGATTATGAAATCGATGGCAATAAGTTTTGATTCGCTTCCCGATAAGCCCGAAACGCACAGAAAATTAGGTTCTTATTTGACATTGAATAGTTATTACATGAATCTCATCGCTTCTTCCATGTTTTTGACGGGAACTGCGAGTAACCCGATGTGTCAGAAATTCGCAGCCAATTTAGGAATCAATATTACTTGGATGTCTTGGGCTGCAGCAGGTTTCGTTCCGGGATTGGTCGCTTTCTTTGTCGTTCCTTTGGTTTTATACAAATTATACCCGCCTGAATTAAAGAAAACTGGTGATGCTCCGAAAATGGCAGCTCAAAAATTAAAAGAAATGGGCCCGATTTCTAAAAACGAATGGTTAATGCTTTTTGCGTTCTTCATTTTATTAGCCCTCTGGATTTTTGGTGGCTCGCTTTCTATTGATGCAACCACAACCGCTTTTATAGGATTAACATTACTTTTATTAACCTCAGTTTTAACTTGGGAAGATGTAAAGTCAGAAAAAGGAGCTTGGGACACGATTGTGTGGTTTGCAGTTTTAGTCATGATGGCAAGTTCACTTAATGAATTAGGATTTATCGGCTGGTTTAGTGATTTAATTAAAATGAAAATCGGTGATATGACTTGGACGCTTGCTTTTCCGGTGATTATTCTCGTCTATTTCTTCAGTCACTATATTTTTGCAAGTGCAACCGCTCACGTTGCTGCAATGTACGCTGCGTTATTAAGTGTTGGTGTTGCGGTAGGAATTCCTCCGATGTTGTTGGCGATGATGCTTGGTTTCATGGGCTCTATTTATGGTGTGTTGACACATTACGGTCACGGTCCGGCTCCTGTGTTTTTTGGAAGCGGATATGTTGATTTAAAATCTTGGTGGCTCAGAGGTTTAGAAATCGGAGTTGTTCTGTTTATTATCTACATGGGCGTCGGCGGACTTTGGATGAAAATATTAGGATACTATTAA
- a CDS encoding succinate dehydrogenase cytochrome b subunit, whose amino-acid sequence MLSTLSRKMLMCLTGLFLSFFLLIHFLGNLQLFLPQEQAHLQFNAYSHFLSGNIIIKMVSYVLYASIILHAVDGLIITLKNKKSGGNYQADRRGRASKWASRNMGILGTLLLIFLVIHFQNFWYVYKFGNPPLDENGNKDLYILVVTVFKEWWYVIIYVLSMIALCYHLIHGIYSAVRTLGLYHPKFVRWFKTIGIAYSVIISVGFALMPIYVFFTAN is encoded by the coding sequence ATGCTGTCAACCTTATCAAGAAAAATGCTGATGTGCCTTACAGGACTTTTCCTGAGCTTCTTTCTGTTGATTCACTTCTTGGGAAATCTTCAGCTGTTTTTACCACAGGAACAGGCGCATCTTCAGTTTAATGCCTATTCACATTTTCTTTCGGGAAATATTATCATCAAAATGGTTTCCTATGTTTTGTATGCAAGTATTATCCTTCATGCTGTGGATGGATTAATCATTACTTTAAAAAATAAAAAATCGGGCGGAAATTATCAAGCTGACAGACGAGGAAGAGCCAGTAAATGGGCATCCCGAAATATGGGAATTCTGGGAACGTTATTATTAATTTTTCTGGTTATTCACTTTCAAAATTTCTGGTATGTTTACAAATTCGGAAACCCTCCTTTGGATGAAAACGGAAATAAAGACCTGTACATTTTGGTTGTAACTGTTTTTAAAGAATGGTGGTACGTTATCATTTATGTTTTATCGATGATTGCTTTGTGTTATCATTTAATTCATGGAATTTACAGCGCTGTCAGAACTTTAGGATTATATCATCCGAAGTTTGTAAGATGGTTTAAAACGATCGGAATTGCTTATTCAGTCATCATCAGTGTTGGGTTTGCCTTGATGCCAATTTATGTATTCTTCACCGCCAATTAA
- a CDS encoding fumarate reductase/succinate dehydrogenase flavoprotein subunit produces MILDSKIPEGSLEQKWDNYKKKAKLVNPANRKKLDVIVVGTGLAGSSIAASLGEMGYNVKSFCSQDSPRRAHSVAAQGGVNAAKNYKNDGDSVYRMFVDTLKGGDFRAREANVYRMAECSLNLIDQAVAQGVPFGREYGGYLNNRSFGGVQVSRTFYARGQTGQQLLLGAYQALMRQVGKKSVQLFSRHEMLDLVMIDGKARGIIVRNLDTGEIERHAAHAVVLATGGYGKIYYLSTLAMGCNGSAIWRAHKKGALMASPSWIQVHPTSLPQSGDYQSKLTLMSESLRNDGRIWVPLKENETRKGNDIPESERDYYLERRYPAFGNLAPRDISSRAAKERIDAGFGIGPLKNAVYLDFSKAIKEQGKEKIQEKYGNLFDMYLKITGYNAYEEPMMISPSAHFSMGGLWVDYELMTTIPGLFALGEANFADHGANRLGANSLLQASVDGYFIAPYTIANYLSNEIHTGKISIDNPEFDKAENQVKQQIEGFININGTKTVDYFHKTLGKLLYDYCGLARNEEGLKYAIEEIRKLKQEFYKDVKVSGQGDTMNSELEKAGRVADYFEIGELMCYDALTRKESCGAHFREEYQTPDGEALRNDAEFQFISAWAWKGENNEPELIKESLIFEEIQPTVRSYK; encoded by the coding sequence ATGATTTTAGATTCAAAAATACCGGAAGGTTCTTTAGAACAAAAATGGGATAATTATAAAAAGAAAGCCAAGCTCGTCAATCCGGCTAACCGAAAAAAACTAGACGTTATCGTTGTCGGAACAGGTTTAGCGGGAAGTTCTATTGCTGCATCATTAGGCGAAATGGGTTATAATGTAAAATCATTCTGTTCTCAGGACAGCCCAAGAAGAGCCCATTCTGTTGCGGCTCAAGGTGGCGTAAATGCTGCAAAAAATTACAAAAATGACGGCGATAGTGTTTACAGAATGTTCGTAGACACCTTAAAAGGTGGAGATTTCAGAGCCCGTGAAGCCAATGTTTACCGAATGGCAGAATGTTCTTTAAATCTTATCGACCAAGCCGTTGCGCAGGGTGTTCCGTTTGGAAGAGAATATGGTGGTTATTTGAACAACCGTTCTTTTGGTGGCGTTCAGGTAAGCCGAACATTTTACGCAAGAGGGCAAACCGGACAACAATTACTTCTGGGAGCTTACCAAGCTTTGATGCGACAGGTCGGAAAGAAAAGCGTTCAGTTATTTTCAAGACATGAGATGCTGGATTTGGTTATGATTGACGGAAAAGCAAGAGGAATTATCGTAAGAAATTTAGACACCGGAGAAATTGAAAGACACGCCGCCCACGCTGTTGTTTTAGCAACAGGTGGTTATGGTAAAATTTATTATTTATCAACTTTGGCGATGGGTTGCAACGGTTCTGCTATATGGAGAGCTCATAAAAAAGGTGCGTTAATGGCTTCTCCAAGCTGGATTCAGGTGCATCCTACTTCATTGCCACAATCAGGAGATTATCAGTCGAAATTAACTTTAATGTCTGAATCGTTAAGAAATGACGGCAGAATCTGGGTTCCTCTAAAAGAAAATGAAACCAGAAAAGGCAACGACATTCCCGAAAGCGAAAGAGATTACTATCTGGAAAGAAGATATCCTGCTTTTGGAAATTTAGCCCCAAGAGATATTTCATCAAGAGCTGCAAAAGAAAGAATTGATGCCGGTTTCGGAATCGGACCGTTGAAAAATGCCGTATATCTTGATTTTTCTAAAGCCATAAAAGAACAGGGAAAAGAAAAAATTCAGGAGAAATATGGAAATTTATTCGATATGTATCTTAAAATCACAGGTTACAATGCTTACGAAGAACCGATGATGATTTCCCCTTCTGCACACTTTTCGATGGGCGGACTTTGGGTTGATTATGAATTAATGACCACTATTCCGGGATTATTTGCGTTGGGTGAAGCTAATTTTGCGGATCACGGAGCCAATCGACTGGGTGCGAATTCTTTGCTTCAGGCTTCTGTAGATGGCTATTTTATTGCGCCTTACACGATTGCCAATTATTTATCCAATGAAATTCATACCGGAAAAATTTCAATTGATAATCCTGAATTTGATAAAGCAGAAAATCAAGTTAAACAACAAATTGAAGGTTTTATCAATATTAATGGAACAAAAACAGTCGATTATTTCCATAAAACATTAGGTAAATTACTTTACGATTACTGCGGTTTAGCGAGAAATGAAGAAGGTTTAAAATACGCCATCGAAGAAATCCGAAAATTAAAACAGGAGTTTTATAAAGACGTAAAAGTTTCAGGACAAGGCGACACCATGAATAGCGAACTCGAAAAAGCAGGTCGTGTTGCTGATTATTTTGAAATTGGTGAACTGATGTGTTATGATGCATTAACCCGAAAAGAATCTTGTGGTGCCCATTTTCGTGAAGAATACCAAACTCCGGATGGAGAAGCCTTGAGAAATGATGCTGAATTTCAATTCATCTCGGCATGGGCCTGGAAAGGTGAAAACAACGAACCTGAACTCATTAAAGAATCTTTGATTTTTGAAGAAATACAGCCGACTGTAAGAAGTTATAAATAA
- a CDS encoding succinate dehydrogenase/fumarate reductase iron-sulfur subunit → MDLHLKIWRQKNNQSEGKLVNYDLKELNPHMSFLEMLDTLNEKLIVEGDEPVEFDHDCREGICGQCGMMINGLAHGPLKNTTTCQLHLRSFKDGETVLIEPFRADAFPVKKDLKVDRSAFDRIISSGGFVSINTGQAPDATAIAVTHQTAEEAFDSAACIGCGACVATCKNASAALFTSAKITHMALLPQGKEERSNRVLNMVKQMDAEHFGHCSNTEACEVECPQGISVLNIARMNYEYSRALFFRKK, encoded by the coding sequence ATGGATTTACACTTAAAAATATGGAGACAGAAAAATAATCAGAGCGAAGGAAAACTGGTAAATTATGATTTAAAAGAACTGAATCCGCATATGTCTTTCCTTGAAATGTTGGACACCTTAAATGAAAAACTAATCGTTGAAGGTGATGAACCCGTAGAATTCGACCATGATTGTCGAGAAGGAATCTGCGGACAATGCGGAATGATGATTAATGGTTTAGCTCACGGACCTTTAAAAAATACCACAACCTGTCAGCTTCATTTACGTTCTTTTAAAGATGGAGAAACGGTTTTAATAGAACCTTTCCGAGCGGATGCTTTTCCGGTAAAAAAAGATTTAAAAGTTGACCGTTCTGCCTTCGACAGAATTATTTCTTCCGGTGGTTTTGTTTCCATTAATACCGGTCAAGCTCCCGATGCCACGGCAATTGCTGTTACGCATCAAACCGCCGAAGAAGCTTTTGATTCTGCTGCCTGTATTGGTTGTGGAGCCTGTGTTGCAACCTGTAAAAATGCAAGTGCGGCTTTATTTACTTCAGCAAAAATTACGCATATGGCATTGCTTCCACAAGGAAAAGAAGAACGAAGCAATCGTGTTTTAAATATGGTAAAACAAATGGATGCTGAACATTTTGGTCACTGCTCTAACACCGAAGCCTGTGAAGTAGAATGTCCGCAAGGAATTTCTGTTTTAAATATTGCCAGAATGAATTATGAATACAGTCGGGCTTTATTTTTTAGAAAGAAATAA
- a CDS encoding ABC transporter permease, with product MKEVLEILKREIRNVSKDSSLFLILLLAPILYAFMYGSIYLNKGEEKVRLALIDNDGTAISRTLTQQLNSTTMIEIVPSSNISEAQKMMFQGEVQGYFYIQSGFEKNIFSLKQTNVNLVLNASRFLPSSDLLSTATKVCLTVGAGVRKTYFNKQGMGEDEAMKMTNPINMDYRPLYNSSMTYGAFLLPGLLAIILQQTLLIGVAAAFTSEREEKKLLNLYQISKQSISKMIFGKSLLYFVVFMIFGFFFSVVNFSVFDVEVRGNYFDLAVVSALFIATIIVFGMLIGSFFKTKLFAFQVLVFSSYPIFLITGYSMPYQALPRFVQILSDMLPTSPFLKTYISIVQAGGSLSENLSSVIHLIVLWIVFELLLILRIKYLVKI from the coding sequence ATGAAAGAGGTTTTAGAAATACTAAAAAGAGAAATTAGAAACGTTTCAAAAGATTCGAGTCTGTTTCTGATCTTGCTTTTGGCGCCGATTCTTTATGCATTTATGTATGGAAGTATTTACCTGAATAAAGGTGAAGAAAAAGTAAGATTGGCGTTGATTGATAACGATGGAACTGCGATTTCCAGAACATTGACACAACAATTAAACTCGACTACAATGATAGAAATTGTACCGAGTTCAAATATTTCTGAAGCTCAGAAAATGATGTTTCAGGGAGAAGTTCAGGGCTATTTTTATATTCAGTCAGGTTTTGAAAAGAATATTTTTTCGTTGAAACAGACGAATGTGAATTTAGTTTTGAATGCTTCAAGATTTTTACCCTCAAGCGATTTACTGAGTACCGCTACAAAAGTTTGTCTTACCGTTGGAGCAGGCGTAAGAAAAACATATTTTAATAAACAAGGAATGGGAGAGGACGAAGCGATGAAAATGACCAATCCTATTAATATGGATTATCGTCCGTTGTACAATTCAAGCATGACTTACGGTGCGTTTCTTTTGCCCGGTTTATTAGCCATTATTTTACAGCAAACTCTTTTGATTGGTGTTGCAGCAGCATTTACATCAGAAAGAGAAGAGAAGAAATTATTAAATCTTTATCAAATTTCAAAGCAGAGCATTTCTAAAATGATTTTTGGAAAAAGTCTGCTTTATTTTGTTGTATTTATGATTTTCGGTTTCTTTTTTTCAGTAGTCAATTTTTCAGTTTTTGATGTTGAGGTCAGAGGAAATTACTTCGACCTTGCTGTTGTTTCTGCATTATTTATTGCAACAATCATTGTTTTTGGAATGCTGATTGGCAGTTTCTTTAAAACTAAACTTTTTGCATTTCAGGTTTTGGTATTTTCGTCTTATCCTATTTTTTTAATTACGGGATATTCTATGCCATATCAAGCATTGCCAAGATTTGTTCAGATTTTGTCTGATATGTTGCCAACATCCCCGTTTCTCAAAACTTATATTTCAATTGTACAAGCAGGAGGTTCGCTTTCTGAAAATCTAAGTTCCGTAATTCATTTGATTGTTTTATGGATTGTTTTTGAACTTCTTTTAATTCTTAGAATAAAATATTTAGTGAAAATATAA
- a CDS encoding ABC transporter permease — protein MKTISQIMIREWKRIFSIPNFYVILLVIPPIIFLFYGFIYQKQFAKELPMAVWDEDQSSVSRTLIDMMEHNEYIHFTQTVYSNAEIEKLMREGKIFGAVHFPKNLESDAKKNHQSNITLYTNGAYLVPAKMIYKGAAGVIIKGGLAVVLQKAEKQGMPAEKANTLVQPIKLNTTTLYNPDFNYQMYLTPGLITVGLQMALIVAAVLILNLEFKRNTIDELLQISTSSSQIVIGKMLAHLCISWILFLLVAYVVFPVYELGKPQTDFNFFLIYTLMSLACIGIGMMLSAISNNLLFVTDVALFFTSPAFVFSGFTFPRWAMPWYDQFYADIMPYTHFLDGFIKLYFMELPLSYATPEIVKLLVFIGVTFPLSVVFFQKKINQYLKENQA, from the coding sequence TTGAAAACCATCAGCCAAATCATGATCCGGGAATGGAAACGAATTTTTTCGATTCCTAATTTCTACGTGATCCTGTTAGTCATTCCGCCGATAATTTTTCTTTTTTACGGATTTATTTATCAGAAACAATTTGCAAAAGAGCTTCCAATGGCGGTTTGGGATGAAGATCAATCTTCTGTTTCGCGAACGTTGATCGATATGATGGAACATAATGAGTATATTCACTTTACTCAAACGGTTTACAGCAATGCAGAAATTGAGAAATTAATGCGGGAAGGAAAGATTTTCGGAGCGGTACATTTTCCAAAAAATCTGGAGTCGGATGCCAAGAAAAATCATCAGTCGAATATCACGCTTTATACCAACGGTGCTTATCTGGTTCCTGCAAAAATGATTTACAAAGGTGCTGCTGGAGTAATTATTAAAGGTGGTCTTGCAGTTGTTCTTCAAAAAGCCGAAAAACAAGGAATGCCTGCTGAAAAAGCAAATACTTTGGTACAACCTATTAAACTCAATACAACAACATTATACAATCCGGATTTTAATTATCAGATGTATCTTACTCCGGGATTGATAACGGTTGGACTTCAAATGGCGCTGATCGTTGCAGCAGTTTTAATTTTAAATCTTGAATTTAAACGAAACACCATTGATGAACTTTTACAGATCTCTACTTCATCTTCGCAGATCGTGATCGGAAAAATGCTCGCTCATCTTTGTATTTCGTGGATTCTATTTTTATTGGTCGCTTACGTTGTTTTTCCTGTTTATGAATTGGGAAAACCACAAACCGATTTTAATTTTTTCCTGATTTATACTTTAATGTCTCTGGCGTGTATCGGAATTGGAATGATGCTTTCTGCAATTTCCAACAACCTTCTTTTTGTAACGGATGTTGCTTTGTTTTTTACTTCGCCTGCATTTGTTTTTAGCGGTTTTACATTTCCGAGATGGGCAATGCCTTGGTACGACCAGTTTTATGCAGACATCATGCCTTATACTCACTTTTTAGACGGATTTATTAAGCTTTATTTTATGGAGCTTCCATTGTCTTATGCTACTCCTGAAATTGTAAAATTGCTGGTTTTTATTGGAGTCACATTTCCTTTGAGCGTTGTATTTTTTCAGAAAAAAATAAATCAATATCTTAAAGAAAATCAGGCATGA